From a single Couchioplanes caeruleus genomic region:
- a CDS encoding DUF1707 SHOCT-like domain-containing protein yields the protein MRDERIGTVHRTQVIDLLNQALTEGSLPESDYDARIVAVGSATYASDLLAQVQDLPPRLQWDPRNAAPPAPPDRNAGRGALILGLMAVPLSFCLIGGILGVAAIVLSTRGRGAHGVGPALIGRVLGIVSVVLTIGAVAALVVAARS from the coding sequence ATGAGGGACGAGCGCATCGGTACGGTGCACCGCACCCAGGTGATCGACCTGTTGAACCAGGCGCTCACCGAGGGCAGCCTGCCCGAGTCCGACTACGACGCCCGGATCGTCGCGGTGGGCTCGGCCACGTACGCCTCCGACCTGCTCGCCCAGGTCCAGGACCTGCCGCCGCGCCTGCAGTGGGACCCGCGCAACGCCGCTCCCCCGGCGCCGCCGGACCGCAACGCGGGGCGGGGCGCGCTGATCCTCGGCCTGATGGCGGTGCCGCTGTCGTTCTGCCTGATCGGCGGCATCCTCGGCGTCGCGGCGATCGTGCTGAGCACGCGCGGCCGCGGGGCGCACGGGGTCGGGCCGGCGCTGATCGGCCGGGTGCTCGGCATCGTCAGCGTGGTCCTCACCATCGGCGCGGTCGCCGCCCTCGTCGTCGCCGCGCGCTCCTGA
- a CDS encoding FHA domain-containing protein produces MTTYACPKGHVSATDDFCDTCGARMSGAAPAGTASPAGTASPAGTASPAGTASPAAGPGASGTAGPACPHCAAPRAGTGRFCEDCGFDHHTGKIPALGGPGEPVPAWTATITADREYFEANAIEGVGFPAETRTRTITLPSPQARIGRHSTSKGTSPEIDLADDDPGVSHAHALLTLSVDGVWLLTDLGSTNGTYVNDEQKPLTAGHSRGLADGDRVHVGAWTTITLHAPA; encoded by the coding sequence GTGACCACGTACGCCTGCCCCAAGGGTCACGTGTCGGCCACCGACGACTTCTGCGACACGTGCGGCGCCCGCATGTCCGGCGCCGCCCCGGCCGGCACCGCTTCCCCGGCCGGCACCGCTTCCCCGGCCGGCACCGCTTCCCCGGCCGGCACCGCTTCCCCGGCCGCAGGCCCGGGCGCGTCGGGGACCGCCGGGCCGGCGTGCCCGCACTGCGCAGCGCCCCGGGCCGGCACCGGACGGTTCTGCGAGGACTGCGGCTTCGACCACCACACCGGCAAGATCCCCGCGCTGGGCGGGCCCGGCGAGCCGGTACCGGCCTGGACGGCGACGATCACCGCGGACCGCGAGTACTTCGAGGCCAACGCGATCGAGGGGGTCGGCTTCCCGGCCGAGACCCGTACCCGCACGATCACGCTGCCGTCCCCGCAGGCCCGCATCGGCCGGCACAGCACCTCGAAGGGTACGAGCCCGGAGATCGACCTCGCCGACGACGACCCGGGCGTCTCGCACGCCCACGCGCTGCTGACGCTGAGCGTCGACGGGGTGTGGCTGCTGACCGACCTCGGCTCGACCAACGGCACGTACGTCAACGACGAGCAGAAGCCGCTGACCGCGGGGCACAGCCGCGGGCTGGCCGACGGGGACCGGGTGCACGTGGGCGCCTGGACGACGATCACCCTGCACGCACCGGCCTGA
- a CDS encoding phytanoyl-CoA dioxygenase family protein, whose translation MSDAGAAARAAIYDDGITACKGAFSAEWADTMREDIEKAFAEAIERPGGAVGRGPKRYYVEIHPEQMRGFVDLVTHPWVTAVCEAVLGPQYQIVELGFDIPFAGAVNQPWHRDFPMPEVTRTRRTLDSLAFNLTAVDTEEDMGPFEIAPGTQFDDSPEFEHGMFPPKSHYPRYEERAVRKYPKRGDISARSALTIHRGTRNESQQSRPVLVLGVDAPGGVNGEKHDTAVTRAYWETLPQQVRDHLHCPVVDVLTPITQKHTIEGLVMGEA comes from the coding sequence ATGAGCGATGCAGGAGCTGCAGCCAGGGCCGCGATCTACGACGACGGCATCACCGCGTGCAAGGGCGCGTTCAGCGCCGAGTGGGCCGACACCATGCGCGAGGACATCGAGAAGGCCTTCGCCGAGGCCATCGAGCGGCCCGGCGGCGCCGTCGGCCGCGGCCCCAAGCGCTACTACGTCGAGATCCACCCCGAGCAGATGCGCGGCTTCGTCGACCTCGTCACCCACCCGTGGGTCACCGCGGTGTGCGAGGCGGTGCTCGGCCCGCAGTACCAGATCGTCGAGCTCGGCTTCGACATCCCGTTCGCCGGCGCGGTCAACCAGCCGTGGCACCGCGACTTCCCGATGCCGGAGGTCACCCGTACCCGGCGCACGCTGGACTCGCTGGCGTTCAACCTCACGGCCGTGGACACCGAGGAGGACATGGGCCCGTTCGAGATCGCGCCGGGCACCCAGTTCGACGACTCGCCCGAGTTCGAGCACGGCATGTTCCCGCCGAAGTCGCACTACCCCCGCTACGAGGAGCGCGCCGTCCGCAAGTACCCGAAGCGGGGCGACATCTCGGCCCGCTCGGCGCTGACCATCCACCGTGGCACCCGCAACGAGTCGCAGCAGTCCCGGCCGGTGCTGGTCCTCGGCGTGGACGCCCCCGGCGGCGTCAACGGCGAGAAGCACGACACGGCGGTGACCCGGGCGTACTGGGAGACGCTGCCGCAACAGGTCAGGGACCACCTGCACTGCCCGGTCGTGGACGTGCTGACCCCCATCACCCAGAAGCACACCATCGAGGGCCTGGTGATGGGCGAGGCGTGA
- a CDS encoding VOC family protein — protein sequence MHRSRLYGLFIDTPDAEPAADFWSAALGVPARTDPGEEQFLMLRGAFPALEIGVQRVDDAPRYHVDIETDDVDAETARLIALGAVEVNRWLGCRILRAPGGHLLCVVPVHSTPELFDAEARTWP from the coding sequence ATGCATCGAAGCCGCCTCTACGGTCTGTTCATCGACACGCCGGATGCCGAGCCGGCCGCGGACTTCTGGTCGGCGGCGCTCGGCGTCCCGGCCCGTACGGACCCGGGCGAGGAGCAGTTCCTCATGCTCCGGGGCGCCTTCCCGGCCCTCGAGATCGGCGTGCAGCGGGTGGACGACGCGCCGCGCTACCACGTCGACATCGAGACCGACGACGTGGACGCGGAGACGGCCCGGCTGATCGCGCTGGGCGCCGTGGAGGTGAACCGCTGGCTCGGCTGTCGCATCCTGCGGGCGCCCGGCGGTCATCTGCTCTGCGTGGTCCCCGTGCACAGCACGCCGGAGCTGTTCGACGCCGAGGCCCGCACCTGGCCGTGA
- a CDS encoding PP2C family serine/threonine-protein phosphatase: MTVSLECAACADERAAGAAFCESCGRTLATGSPAGAGPRCPACGPAGAVDADGYCGTCGMLAARPRDHAEADSSPVAAAVTDRGLRHQRNEDAMWLAVRGADTDAVVCDGVSASYDPDVASAVAAEAAGRVLAAGGDDLAGRVAEAITAAGDAVAELARTDPRRAASNPACTIVAACVRGTEIGYGWVGDSRAYWVPERGDARQLTEDDSWATHAIALGVDPQSAWNDPKAHAITAWLGADAGPVRPRTDTLRPGEAGMLLLCSDGLWNYLTDPAELASTVRAAVRKAPDLIAAARTLVAFANEAGGADNITVVLVPIHP; encoded by the coding sequence ATGACCGTTTCCCTGGAGTGCGCCGCGTGCGCCGACGAGCGGGCCGCCGGCGCCGCCTTCTGTGAGAGCTGCGGCCGCACCCTGGCCACCGGCTCCCCGGCCGGCGCGGGTCCGCGGTGCCCGGCCTGCGGGCCGGCCGGCGCGGTCGACGCGGACGGGTACTGCGGCACCTGCGGGATGCTCGCCGCGCGTCCTCGTGACCACGCCGAGGCGGACAGTTCGCCGGTGGCGGCCGCGGTCACCGACCGCGGGCTGCGCCACCAGCGCAACGAGGACGCGATGTGGCTGGCCGTGCGGGGCGCCGACACCGACGCCGTGGTCTGCGACGGGGTGTCCGCGTCGTACGACCCCGACGTGGCGTCCGCCGTCGCGGCGGAGGCGGCCGGCCGGGTGCTCGCCGCGGGTGGCGACGACCTCGCCGGCCGGGTCGCCGAGGCGATCACCGCCGCCGGGGACGCGGTGGCGGAGCTGGCCCGCACCGACCCGCGCCGGGCCGCGTCCAACCCGGCCTGCACGATCGTGGCGGCGTGCGTCCGCGGCACGGAGATCGGGTACGGCTGGGTCGGCGACAGCCGCGCGTACTGGGTGCCCGAGCGGGGCGACGCCCGGCAGCTGACCGAGGACGACTCGTGGGCCACGCACGCGATCGCGCTCGGCGTGGACCCGCAGTCGGCGTGGAACGACCCGAAGGCGCACGCCATCACCGCGTGGCTCGGCGCGGACGCCGGACCCGTCCGGCCGCGCACCGACACGCTGCGTCCCGGGGAGGCGGGGATGCTCCTGCTGTGCAGCGACGGGCTGTGGAACTACCTCACCGACCCCGCCGAGCTCGCGTCGACCGTGCGTGCCGCCGTACGCAAGGCACCTGATCTGATAGCTGCGGCCCGGACCCTGGTCGCCTTCGCGAACGAGGCCGGCGGGGCCGACAACATCACCGTCGTCCTGGTACCGATCCACCCGTAG
- a CDS encoding LacI family DNA-binding transcriptional regulator gives MSASLRQVAERAGVSIRTVSNVVSGFALVAPETRARVQAAIDELQYRPNAAARHLRGGRSGLVALAIPEIASPYFGELAGLLVDEAQKRSWMLLVQQTGGDAGHERSLLDGVRGQVVDGLVLSPWALAPRELRRRPDAVPLVLLGEQDADGLLDHVAVDSVAAARDATAHLLAQGRTRIAAIGPQPHLENGTAARRVEGYRKALAEAGLPADPRLEIPVERLHREDGAAAMRRLIRDGPEADALFCFSDQLALGAMQTALRHGRTIPDDLAVIGFDDIEDGRYATPALTTISPDKAAIAREALACLADRLGGDPAAPARRIVIPHRLVVRDSA, from the coding sequence ATGAGCGCGAGCCTGCGGCAGGTGGCCGAGCGAGCCGGCGTGTCCATCCGTACGGTGTCCAACGTGGTCAGCGGCTTCGCGCTGGTGGCCCCCGAGACCCGGGCCCGGGTGCAGGCCGCGATCGACGAGCTGCAGTACCGCCCCAACGCGGCGGCCCGGCACCTGCGCGGCGGCCGCTCCGGCCTGGTCGCGCTGGCCATCCCGGAGATCGCCTCGCCGTACTTCGGGGAGCTCGCGGGCCTGCTCGTCGACGAGGCCCAGAAGCGGTCCTGGATGCTGCTCGTCCAGCAGACCGGCGGGGACGCCGGCCACGAACGGAGCCTGCTCGACGGCGTCCGCGGCCAGGTCGTCGACGGCCTCGTCCTGAGCCCGTGGGCGCTGGCACCGCGCGAGCTGCGCCGCCGCCCGGACGCCGTGCCGCTGGTCCTGCTCGGTGAACAGGACGCCGACGGCCTGCTCGACCACGTCGCGGTCGACAGCGTGGCGGCGGCCCGCGACGCCACCGCGCACCTCCTCGCGCAGGGCCGCACCCGCATCGCGGCGATCGGCCCTCAACCGCACCTCGAGAACGGCACGGCGGCCCGGCGCGTCGAGGGCTACCGCAAGGCTTTGGCGGAGGCCGGCCTGCCCGCCGACCCGCGCCTGGAGATCCCGGTGGAACGCCTGCACCGCGAGGACGGCGCCGCCGCGATGCGCCGCTTGATCCGGGACGGCCCCGAGGCCGACGCGCTCTTCTGCTTCAGCGACCAGCTCGCCCTCGGCGCGATGCAGACCGCCCTGCGCCACGGCCGCACGATCCCGGACGACCTCGCGGTGATCGGCTTCGACGACATCGAGGACGGCCGGTACGCGACCCCGGCACTGACCACGATCTCGCCGGACAAGGCGGCGATCGCCCGCGAAGCCCTCGCCTGCCTGGCGGACCGGCTCGGCGGCGACCCGGCCGCCCCGGCCCGGCGGATCGTCATCCCCCACCGGCTGGTCGTCCGCGACAGCGCCTGA
- a CDS encoding RNA polymerase subunit sigma-70 has protein sequence MQAEIFRVELTGYAYRMLGCPGEAEDAVQETLLRAWRHADRFDAGRGSLRTWLYRIATNVCLDMLRSARRRAHAVDLGPAAEAGAPLGEALPRSAFVRPVADCRVLPAGADPAELIVRRESVRLAFVAALQRLSPRQRAVLILRDVLGWHADEVAGLLDTSVPSVTSALQRARATIRREDTGAPLDDAGRELLERYCRAFERDDVAAMVALLHEDATMSMPPFAWWLRGREQIRLVLEVAGGPCRGARLVPVAANGTTAFWQERPAGPGGAYVPFALQHFEVAHGRVTGISTYLDEDPAAWGRPG, from the coding sequence GTGCAGGCGGAGATCTTCCGGGTCGAGCTCACCGGGTACGCGTACCGGATGCTGGGGTGCCCCGGCGAGGCGGAGGACGCCGTGCAGGAGACGCTGCTGCGGGCCTGGCGCCACGCCGACCGGTTCGACGCCGGCCGGGGCTCGCTGCGCACCTGGCTGTACCGGATCGCCACGAACGTCTGCCTGGACATGCTGCGCAGTGCCCGGCGCCGGGCCCACGCCGTCGACCTCGGACCCGCCGCCGAGGCGGGCGCCCCGCTCGGCGAGGCGCTGCCGCGGTCCGCGTTCGTCCGGCCGGTCGCCGATTGCCGGGTGCTGCCGGCCGGTGCGGACCCCGCCGAGCTGATCGTCCGCCGCGAGTCGGTGCGGCTGGCCTTCGTCGCCGCGTTGCAGCGGCTGTCGCCCCGGCAGCGGGCCGTGCTGATCCTGCGGGACGTGCTCGGATGGCACGCCGACGAGGTCGCCGGGCTGCTGGACACCAGCGTCCCGTCGGTGACCAGCGCGTTGCAGCGGGCCCGCGCCACGATCCGCCGCGAGGACACCGGCGCGCCGCTCGACGACGCCGGGCGCGAGCTGCTGGAGCGCTACTGCCGGGCCTTCGAGCGGGACGACGTGGCCGCGATGGTGGCCCTGCTGCACGAGGACGCCACGATGTCCATGCCGCCGTTCGCCTGGTGGCTGCGGGGGCGTGAGCAGATCCGGCTCGTCCTGGAGGTCGCGGGCGGCCCGTGCCGGGGTGCCCGGCTGGTTCCGGTCGCCGCGAACGGCACCACGGCGTTCTGGCAGGAGCGGCCGGCCGGGCCGGGTGGCGCGTACGTGCCGTTCGCCCTGCAGCATTTCGAGGTGGCGCACGGGCGGGTCACCGGCATCTCGACGTACCTCGACGAGGACCCGGCCGCGTGGGGTCGTCCCGGCTGA
- a CDS encoding inositol monophosphatase family protein codes for MQSDLDLARTAALAGAAVALRHFAALAELRREVKPDGSVVTVADRETEAAIRAVLVAERPADAVLGEEGGAAGSGARRWIVDPIDGTAQFVAGDDRWLVLVALEEEGDVVAAVAAVPAQGTLWWARRGGGAYRSRLDGTAEQRITVATGRPDVLDGSRLGVVPAPPNYLDSDRRIAAPLAARAAVADWDVHAPLLVASGGLDLAVQTRGQIWDFAATSLIVTEAGGAYGGVDGIRGPRAGTSLFARSPGLWNRAHAVLWPEHG; via the coding sequence GTGCAGAGCGATCTTGATCTGGCCCGGACGGCCGCCCTCGCGGGGGCGGCCGTCGCGCTGCGGCACTTCGCGGCCCTCGCCGAGCTGCGCCGGGAGGTGAAGCCCGACGGCAGCGTGGTCACCGTCGCGGACCGGGAGACGGAAGCGGCGATCCGCGCGGTGCTCGTCGCCGAGCGGCCCGCCGACGCCGTCCTCGGCGAGGAGGGCGGCGCGGCCGGCTCGGGTGCCCGCCGGTGGATCGTCGACCCGATCGACGGCACCGCCCAGTTCGTCGCCGGGGACGACCGGTGGCTCGTGCTGGTCGCCCTCGAGGAGGAGGGCGACGTCGTCGCCGCGGTCGCCGCGGTCCCGGCGCAGGGCACGCTCTGGTGGGCGCGCCGCGGCGGCGGCGCCTACCGCTCCCGGCTCGACGGTACGGCGGAACAGCGCATCACCGTCGCCACGGGCCGCCCGGACGTGCTCGACGGCAGCCGGCTGGGCGTGGTCCCGGCGCCGCCCAACTACCTCGACAGCGACCGCCGCATCGCCGCGCCACTGGCCGCCCGGGCCGCCGTGGCCGACTGGGACGTGCACGCCCCGTTGCTGGTGGCGAGCGGCGGCCTCGACCTGGCGGTGCAGACCCGGGGGCAGATCTGGGACTTCGCCGCCACGTCGCTGATCGTCACCGAGGCGGGCGGCGCGTACGGCGGCGTGGACGGCATCCGCGGCCCCCGGGCAGGCACCTCGCTCTTCGCCCGCAGCCCGGGCCTGTGGAACCGGGCCCACGCGGTCCTCTGGCCCGAACATGGATGA
- a CDS encoding vWA domain-containing protein, which produces MAYTAEAFQNEFLALGATEVNAIVTVTSSGAEGGLRTAGATEIIIVDCSGSMQAEGRMIAARQAAKAAVNCIDDGVRFAIVAGVSTAQQLFPAPGQLAVATPETRAQAVHAIDRLQANGGTAMGAWLKLAHQLFAQRPGDIQHAILLTDGENGEYKGYLESVLQEIGGSFTCDCRGVGTNWTVSELRKIATAMLGTVDIVARPQDLAAAFEQMMTAAMGKTSAGVQLKVWTPVNSTIRFVKQVEPQMVDLTGKRSEDGPRAGRYPLGSWGSESRDYHVCVDVTAGAAGDEMLAARVSVVEGDVAHAQCLVRAVWTDDAALSARINRQVAHYTGQAELADVIQAGIEARKAGDDRTATLKFGRAAQLAHQSGNTATEELLSTVVEIEDAATGTVRLRRRIEAADEMALDTRSTKTVRVGRGQ; this is translated from the coding sequence GTGGCATACACCGCCGAGGCGTTCCAGAACGAGTTCCTCGCGCTGGGCGCGACCGAGGTCAACGCGATCGTCACCGTCACGTCGTCCGGCGCGGAGGGCGGGCTGCGCACGGCCGGCGCGACCGAGATCATCATCGTGGACTGCTCCGGCTCGATGCAGGCCGAGGGCCGCATGATCGCCGCCCGGCAGGCCGCCAAGGCCGCCGTGAACTGCATCGACGACGGCGTACGCTTCGCCATCGTCGCGGGCGTCAGCACCGCGCAGCAGCTCTTCCCGGCGCCCGGGCAGCTGGCCGTGGCGACGCCGGAGACCCGCGCCCAGGCGGTGCACGCGATCGACCGGCTGCAGGCCAACGGCGGGACCGCGATGGGCGCCTGGCTCAAGCTGGCCCACCAGCTCTTCGCGCAGCGCCCCGGCGACATCCAGCACGCGATCCTGCTGACCGACGGCGAGAACGGCGAGTACAAGGGCTACCTGGAGAGCGTGCTGCAGGAGATCGGCGGCTCGTTCACCTGCGACTGCCGGGGCGTGGGCACCAACTGGACGGTCTCCGAGCTGCGCAAGATCGCCACTGCGATGCTCGGCACGGTGGACATCGTGGCCCGCCCGCAGGACCTGGCCGCGGCCTTCGAGCAGATGATGACGGCCGCGATGGGCAAGACCAGCGCCGGCGTGCAGCTCAAGGTCTGGACGCCGGTGAACTCCACGATCCGCTTCGTCAAGCAGGTCGAGCCGCAGATGGTGGACCTGACCGGCAAGCGCAGCGAGGACGGGCCGCGGGCCGGCCGCTACCCGCTGGGCTCGTGGGGCTCGGAGAGCCGCGACTACCACGTCTGCGTGGACGTGACCGCGGGCGCGGCCGGCGACGAGATGCTCGCGGCGCGGGTGTCCGTCGTGGAGGGTGACGTCGCGCACGCCCAGTGCCTGGTCCGCGCGGTGTGGACGGACGACGCGGCGCTGTCGGCGCGGATCAACCGCCAGGTCGCCCACTACACCGGCCAGGCCGAGCTCGCGGACGTCATCCAGGCCGGTATCGAGGCCCGCAAGGCCGGCGACGACCGTACGGCGACGCTCAAGTTCGGCCGCGCGGCGCAGCTGGCGCACCAGAGCGGCAACACGGCGACCGAGGAGCTGCTGTCCACCGTCGTGGAGATCGAGGACGCCGCGACGGGCACGGTACGGCTGCGGCGCAGGATCGAGGCGGCGGACGAGATGGCCCTGGACACCCGCTCGACCAAGACCGTACGGGTGGGGCGCGGCCAGTGA
- a CDS encoding glutaminase family protein, with translation MASRRRLLQLGGTAGAGLALSPVLPSATPAAAAGPVAAGASSAVGAGRRAAAIRPPAVPLAVRSPYLSTWLAADNLPGSWPTFWTGRVTAMTGLATVDGTPYLFMGSPSGPGDYPFATMRQTSLTVTATKSEFVLEQAGVELTVTFLSPVTPGDLRRQSQPLSYLAVSARSLDGRPHDVSVYVDISGEWASGDAGRSITWEQQTAADVVTLSYRQSAPDVLGERGDTAEWGTIVLSSPVRSGLTWQIGADGDVRRQIATQHTLVNTVDQDKPRRINDRYPVFAFNGSLGTVTRRASEPFVVSIGHLREPTVSYLGEQLPPLWKTYWPKWTDMVAEFHRDHAAAVARCARLDEKVERDAVRAGGPEYAALCALAFRQAYAATDLVSRNGEPWAFLKEISSNGNMQTVDVTYPSMPVWLYADPQYLRLILAPVLDYVEKRGFPKVFAPHDLGAHYPNADGHLSGEGEEDMPVEESANMLVMVAGYLARVPKAEREAYATAHYPILQQWADYLVGNALDPDLQNQTDDFTGFIAHSVNLALKGIIGIGAMSTVATAAGKTADAARYLSTARGYIADWERMALDSSGKHLKLAYDRDGTWSLKYNGYADSLLKLGLVPASVQQLEAEWYLQRVATDGIPLDIRHTYTKADWEMWTAAWLKDHAEVRDALIAGLYRFADTTGQRVPLTDWYDVVANRQQGFQARPVVGGFFALLTL, from the coding sequence ATGGCATCTCGGAGACGTCTGCTCCAGCTCGGCGGCACGGCGGGAGCGGGCCTCGCGCTGAGCCCGGTGCTGCCGAGCGCCACCCCGGCCGCGGCCGCGGGCCCGGTCGCCGCCGGCGCCTCGAGCGCAGTGGGGGCCGGGCGCCGGGCTGCGGCGATCCGCCCGCCCGCCGTGCCGCTCGCCGTGCGGTCGCCGTACCTGAGCACCTGGCTTGCCGCGGACAACCTGCCCGGCAGCTGGCCGACGTTCTGGACCGGCCGGGTGACGGCCATGACCGGGCTGGCCACAGTGGACGGCACGCCGTACCTGTTCATGGGGTCGCCGTCCGGGCCCGGCGACTACCCGTTCGCGACGATGCGGCAGACCTCGCTGACGGTCACCGCGACGAAGTCGGAGTTCGTGCTGGAGCAGGCCGGCGTCGAGCTGACCGTGACGTTCCTGTCCCCGGTCACCCCCGGCGACCTGCGCCGGCAGTCGCAGCCGCTGAGCTACCTCGCGGTCAGCGCGCGCAGCCTCGACGGCCGGCCGCACGACGTGTCGGTCTACGTCGACATCTCCGGCGAGTGGGCCTCGGGCGACGCCGGCCGCTCGATCACCTGGGAGCAGCAGACCGCCGCGGACGTAGTCACGCTGTCGTACCGGCAGTCCGCGCCGGACGTTCTCGGCGAGCGGGGCGACACCGCCGAGTGGGGCACGATCGTGCTCTCCAGCCCGGTCCGCTCCGGCCTCACCTGGCAGATCGGCGCGGACGGTGACGTGCGCCGCCAGATCGCCACGCAGCACACCCTGGTGAACACCGTCGACCAGGACAAACCCCGGCGGATCAACGACCGCTACCCGGTCTTCGCCTTCAACGGATCTCTGGGTACGGTCACCCGCCGTGCCTCCGAGCCGTTCGTGGTGAGCATCGGGCACCTGCGTGAGCCCACCGTCAGCTACCTCGGCGAGCAGCTGCCCCCGCTGTGGAAGACGTACTGGCCGAAGTGGACGGACATGGTGGCCGAGTTCCACCGCGACCACGCGGCCGCCGTCGCGCGTTGCGCCCGGCTCGACGAGAAGGTGGAACGCGACGCCGTCCGGGCCGGCGGTCCCGAGTACGCCGCCCTGTGCGCGCTGGCGTTCCGGCAGGCGTACGCGGCCACCGACCTGGTCAGCCGCAACGGCGAGCCGTGGGCGTTCCTCAAGGAGATCTCCAGCAACGGCAACATGCAGACCGTCGACGTCACGTACCCGTCGATGCCGGTGTGGTTGTACGCCGACCCGCAGTACCTGCGGCTGATCCTCGCGCCGGTCCTCGACTACGTGGAGAAGCGCGGCTTCCCGAAGGTCTTCGCCCCGCACGACCTCGGCGCCCACTACCCGAACGCGGACGGGCACCTGTCCGGCGAGGGCGAGGAGGACATGCCGGTCGAGGAGTCGGCCAACATGCTCGTCATGGTGGCCGGATACCTCGCCCGCGTCCCGAAGGCCGAGCGTGAGGCGTACGCGACCGCGCACTACCCGATCCTGCAGCAGTGGGCCGACTACCTGGTGGGCAACGCGCTCGACCCGGACCTGCAGAACCAGACCGACGACTTCACCGGCTTCATCGCGCACAGCGTCAACCTCGCCCTGAAGGGCATCATCGGGATCGGCGCCATGAGCACGGTCGCGACCGCCGCGGGCAAGACCGCGGACGCGGCGCGCTACCTGTCCACCGCCCGCGGCTACATCGCCGACTGGGAACGGATGGCGCTCGACTCCTCGGGCAAGCACCTCAAGCTCGCGTACGACCGGGACGGCACGTGGAGCCTGAAGTACAACGGGTACGCCGACTCGCTGCTGAAGCTGGGACTCGTGCCGGCGTCGGTGCAGCAGCTCGAGGCGGAGTGGTACCTGCAACGGGTGGCCACGGACGGGATCCCGCTCGACATCCGGCACACGTACACCAAGGCGGACTGGGAGATGTGGACTGCGGCGTGGCTCAAGGACCACGCGGAGGTACGGGACGCGCTCATCGCGGGGCTGTACCGGTTCGCGGACACCACCGGCCAGCGGGTGCCGCTGACCGACTGGTACGACGTGGTGGCGAACCGGCAGCAGGGCTTCCAGGCGCGCCCGGTGGTGGGCGGGTTCTTCGCCCTGCTCACCCTCTGA